A genomic segment from Luteolibacter flavescens encodes:
- the rplQ gene encoding 50S ribosomal protein L17 — MRHRRNTTKLKRTAAHRRSLLANLACSLIEHGRIRTTLAKAKALRPVAEKMIGLGKRGDLHAIRQAVAFLRQKDTVKKLFNEVAPLSKDRPGGYCRITKLGARMTDSAPMAVIEWVDQPEVAEAVEAPEAAAETAPAEETPATEAAAPAKKKATKKAKAEAEADAE, encoded by the coding sequence ATGAGACATCGCCGCAATACCACCAAGCTCAAGCGCACCGCCGCCCACCGGCGCTCGCTGCTTGCAAACCTCGCCTGCAGCCTGATTGAGCACGGCCGCATCCGCACCACGCTCGCCAAGGCCAAGGCCCTGCGCCCCGTCGCCGAAAAGATGATCGGTCTCGGCAAGCGTGGCGACCTGCACGCCATCCGCCAGGCCGTCGCCTTCCTCCGCCAGAAGGACACCGTGAAGAAGCTCTTCAATGAAGTGGCTCCTCTCTCGAAGGACCGTCCGGGCGGCTACTGCCGTATCACCAAGCTCGGCGCCCGCATGACCGACTCCGCCCCGATGGCCGTCATCGAGTGGGTCGACCAGCCGGAAGTGGCCGAAGCCGTGGAAGCTCCCGAAGCCGCCGCCGAAACGGCCCCGGCTGAAGAGACCCCCGCCACCGAGGCTGCCGCTCCTGCCAAGAAGAAGGCAACCAAGAAGGCCAAGGCCGAAGCCGAAGCTGACGCCGAGTAA